The Methanothrix soehngenii GP6 genome has a window encoding:
- a CDS encoding ABC transporter permease: MAQRDLLKEGILGNKKILIGSAIIGTVLIIALFAPLIAPHDPEAIDLRNRIAPWTLEHPLGTDYMGRCLLSMLVYGLRLSLFIAAVVLLIRVALGTALGMMAGYFGGTADRLICRIIDFELVFPDIVLALVLVGTLGPGVPNLILALSIVGWSKYARVIRSTVISVKEKGFVESARALGASESYIMGRHILPNTIAPLIPMITLGLGGLLLSVSGLSFIGLGVEAGTPELGMMIKNGFGVFPGHPHLVLVPSALIIVCVTGFTLIGDGLRDQLDPRKGNPFNLS, from the coding sequence ATGGCCCAGCGAGATCTCCTGAAAGAGGGTATCCTTGGAAACAAGAAGATACTCATAGGCTCTGCGATCATTGGGACGGTACTGATCATAGCTCTTTTTGCACCACTGATCGCCCCTCATGATCCCGAAGCGATAGATCTGAGAAACAGGATCGCTCCCTGGACGCTTGAGCATCCTCTCGGAACCGATTACATGGGCCGATGTCTCTTGAGCATGCTAGTGTATGGGCTGAGGCTCTCTCTCTTCATCGCTGCTGTGGTCCTCTTGATAAGAGTGGCATTGGGCACTGCTCTGGGGATGATGGCCGGATACTTCGGAGGCACTGCCGACCGGCTGATCTGCAGGATCATCGACTTCGAGCTCGTCTTCCCGGACATCGTCCTCGCCCTGGTGCTGGTCGGAACCCTGGGGCCGGGAGTGCCAAACCTGATATTGGCGTTGTCCATAGTTGGCTGGTCGAAGTACGCCAGAGTCATACGCAGCACTGTGATCTCAGTCAAGGAGAAGGGATTCGTCGAGAGCGCCCGAGCACTGGGTGCAAGCGAGAGCTACATCATGGGAAGACATATACTGCCCAACACCATCGCTCCCCTGATACCGATGATCACCTTAGGGCTTGGTGGCCTTCTTCTCAGCGTGAGCGGATTGAGCTTCATCGGTCTGGGGGTGGAGGCGGGAACCCCCGAGCTGGGGATGATGATCAAGAACGGATTTGGCGTCTTCCCAGGCCACCCCCATCTGGTTCTTGTACCCTCTGCATTGATAATCGTCTGCGTGACCGGTTTTACCCTTATCGGTGATGGCCTGCGTGATCAGCTGGACCCAAGAAAAGGCAATCCATTCAATCTATCCTAG
- a CDS encoding response regulator: protein MTFEKGSDLVFEKHPNRALSILIAEDDPANQLVALRMLKTLGYNADTVDNGLEALIAMESRSYNLVLMDIQMPEMDGLQAARIIRKRWPEGPRIIFVTGCTSRRDECISEGGDGFISKPISLHQLQEAIDDKAC, encoded by the coding sequence ATGACATTTGAAAAAGGATCTGATTTGGTCTTTGAAAAGCACCCCAATAGAGCTTTAAGCATTCTCATTGCCGAGGATGACCCGGCAAATCAGCTGGTCGCCTTGCGGATGCTAAAGACGCTGGGGTATAATGCCGATACAGTAGACAATGGCCTCGAAGCTTTGATTGCCATGGAAAGCCGCTCTTACAATCTGGTGCTCATGGACATTCAGATGCCAGAGATGGATGGATTGCAGGCGGCTAGAATCATCCGGAAACGCTGGCCAGAGGGCCCCAGGATCATCTTTGTCACTGGCTGCACCAGCCGCAGAGATGAATGCATCAGCGAGGGAGGAGATGGCTTTATCTCTAAGCCGATAAGCTTGCACCAACTGCAGGAGGCGATTGATGATAAGGCATGTTGA
- a CDS encoding MFS transporter, which yields MSFDLLLMNLLLAGNGYASKLRRFSPNARKYLLFVFLTTLNAGIYGVIFNLYILRLGFGEDFLGLILSISATSMGLFSIPAAFVCDRLGRKRTLLLSSVLSAISLFFLYNTTTPELLVLFSLASGMASALGLVTGSTFLLENSTKEERMYLFSMSSLIYTFSLLSGNMLGGFLPDILADLISAQSGSAISYRLTLYVSLVATVASLLPLAYVAEKNSEENNDIRGQLHIYRSIFKSKVIRQMTLFYCLYGIGWGTSLPYFNVYFDTVLGASANQIGIIFSVSQVFMILGYFLVPVLTERTGKVRLVAIVQILSIPFLLMFVLTNNLLIAVVGFVMRYMIMNMANPILNSFKLEIVQPEERSMINSIMWMACYTFVGIGNYVGGLMMAKGDSRMPFMVTGLFYAATAVFYYICFNKLEEIIKT from the coding sequence ATGTCATTTGATCTTCTTCTGATGAATTTGCTCCTGGCAGGCAATGGCTATGCCTCCAAGCTAAGGCGCTTCAGCCCCAATGCGAGAAAGTATCTGCTCTTCGTCTTCCTGACCACTCTAAATGCGGGGATATATGGGGTCATATTCAATCTCTACATCCTGCGACTGGGCTTCGGAGAGGATTTTCTGGGGCTGATCCTATCTATCTCCGCCACCTCCATGGGACTCTTTTCCATACCTGCAGCCTTTGTCTGTGATCGCCTGGGCAGAAAGAGGACGTTGCTTCTCTCTTCAGTTCTCAGCGCTATATCGCTCTTCTTTCTCTATAATACCACAACACCGGAGCTATTGGTGCTATTCAGCCTGGCATCCGGGATGGCATCCGCCCTGGGCCTGGTGACCGGATCGACCTTCCTCCTGGAAAACTCGACCAAAGAAGAGAGGATGTATCTCTTCTCCATGTCCTCGCTCATCTACACCTTTTCCCTCCTATCAGGAAACATGTTGGGCGGATTTCTGCCCGATATCCTGGCAGATCTCATCTCTGCCCAGTCTGGCAGCGCCATATCCTATCGGCTAACTCTCTATGTGTCATTGGTTGCCACTGTGGCATCGCTGCTGCCCCTGGCATATGTCGCGGAGAAGAATTCGGAAGAGAATAATGACATCAGAGGCCAGCTTCACATCTATCGATCCATATTCAAGTCCAAGGTCATCAGACAAATGACCCTATTTTATTGCCTTTATGGGATAGGATGGGGCACATCCCTTCCCTATTTCAATGTATACTTTGATACGGTTCTCGGTGCCAGTGCCAACCAGATCGGCATCATCTTCTCCGTCTCGCAGGTCTTCATGATTCTCGGATATTTTCTAGTCCCCGTTCTCACCGAAAGGACGGGGAAGGTCCGGCTGGTCGCCATTGTGCAGATCTTATCGATACCATTTTTGCTGATGTTTGTCCTCACCAATAACCTGCTCATTGCCGTGGTTGGATTTGTGATGAGATATATGATCATGAATATGGCAAATCCCATCCTGAATAGCTTCAAGCTGGAGATCGTTCAGCCTGAGGAGAGGTCGATGATAAACAGCATAATGTGGATGGCCTGCTACACCTTTGTAGGAATTGGAAACTATGTCGGCGGCCTTATGATGGCTAAAGGCGATAGCCGCATGCCTTTTATGGTCACTGGCTTGTTCTATGCGGCAACAGCTGTATTTTATTATATATGCTTTAATAAGCTGGAAGAAATTATAAAGACATGA
- a CDS encoding ABC transporter permease translates to MYGLILRRIAAAILTISVLTVFVFALLYLFPGDPAERILQTRMNGELPTSRDTVEVLKKEMGLDAPPYQLYLSWASGVLHGDLGYSYVTRRPVITILSESLRATGELVMISMLIVMFFGLALGFLAAWKEDSWIDDMLSYLAILGISVPGYVTAFVLILIFAIGLHLLPVAGRSGLYSMLMPAASLSFGGAAMLMRMTRYDILEESRQDYVLAAKAKGLGEARVFFGHIFRNSLPPLVTYLGLELGGLFGGAVIVENIFAWPGIGRLLVDSVQSGDVPLVQASVLLIGVIFILINIIVDLLYTYIDPRIDPEGVL, encoded by the coding sequence ATGTACGGGCTCATCCTGAGGCGGATTGCCGCTGCCATTCTGACCATATCCGTTCTCACCGTATTTGTCTTCGCCCTCCTCTATCTCTTCCCTGGAGATCCTGCGGAGCGAATACTGCAGACCAGGATGAACGGTGAGCTTCCCACTTCCCGTGATACAGTGGAGGTACTGAAAAAGGAGATGGGGCTGGATGCACCTCCATATCAGCTATACCTGAGCTGGGCCAGCGGGGTGTTGCATGGCGATCTGGGCTACTCTTACGTCACCAGAAGGCCGGTCATAACCATTCTCAGTGAGTCCCTCCGGGCGACCGGCGAGCTGGTGATGATCTCCATGCTGATAGTCATGTTCTTTGGGCTTGCTCTGGGCTTTCTAGCCGCCTGGAAGGAGGATTCGTGGATCGATGATATGCTCAGCTATCTTGCCATTCTGGGCATCTCCGTGCCCGGATATGTCACAGCCTTCGTCTTAATCCTCATATTTGCCATAGGCCTGCATCTGCTTCCCGTGGCGGGACGAAGCGGGCTATATTCCATGCTCATGCCTGCAGCATCGCTCTCCTTTGGAGGGGCAGCGATGCTTATGCGCATGACCCGATACGATATCCTGGAAGAGTCAAGGCAAGACTACGTCCTGGCAGCGAAAGCGAAAGGCCTGGGCGAAGCACGGGTGTTTTTCGGGCATATATTCAGGAATTCCCTCCCCCCGTTGGTCACTTACCTCGGGCTGGAGTTGGGAGGCCTATTCGGCGGGGCGGTGATTGTGGAGAACATTTTTGCCTGGCCGGGAATCGGCCGGCTCCTGGTGGACTCGGTCCAGTCAGGAGACGTCCCATTGGTTCAGGCCAGCGTCCTCTTAATCGGGGTGATATTCATCCTCATAAATATCATCGTCGATCTGCTCTATACCTATATCGACCCCAGAATAGATCCGGAGGGCGTTTTATAG
- a CDS encoding class I SAM-dependent methyltransferase, with amino-acid sequence MKERITRHWDGRAKAYDENVRQVIYSSRERRIWQKIFSVAIGSAPLRILDVGTGPGIVSNLLSELGHDVTGIDASEGMLKKAQSNSEALRNPMHLIQGDGEVLPFDDSSFDAVVNRYVLWTLPQPEKAIAEWQRVLRPGGRLVIVDGTWFDERDRTACRQLWRSLSLILIMLTERRMPCYQEMDKTIKRDLWSCNMKRPDHDIEMLTRLGFRDVQLRDNLNRKLLLTLNHLKHGYGGRQFLVTGVK; translated from the coding sequence ATGAAAGAGAGGATAACCAGACACTGGGACGGGAGGGCAAAGGCCTACGATGAGAACGTCAGGCAGGTCATATACTCCTCCAGGGAGAGGCGCATATGGCAGAAGATCTTCAGCGTAGCTATAGGCAGCGCCCCCCTCCGGATTCTTGACGTGGGCACGGGACCGGGAATTGTGTCCAATCTTCTCTCCGAGCTGGGTCATGATGTCACAGGCATTGATGCCTCGGAGGGAATGCTGAAGAAGGCCCAGTCGAACTCGGAAGCTCTGCGCAATCCAATGCATCTAATCCAGGGAGATGGCGAAGTTCTGCCCTTTGATGATAGCTCCTTCGATGCTGTGGTCAACAGGTATGTTCTCTGGACCCTTCCCCAGCCGGAAAAGGCAATTGCTGAATGGCAGAGGGTTCTGCGGCCGGGCGGGAGGCTGGTGATCGTAGATGGCACCTGGTTTGATGAAAGAGATAGGACGGCATGCAGGCAGCTGTGGCGCAGTCTCTCTCTGATCCTGATCATGCTCACCGAGAGGAGGATGCCATGCTACCAGGAGATGGATAAAACGATAAAAAGGGACCTGTGGTCCTGCAATATGAAGCGGCCTGACCATGATATAGAGATGCTCACCAGACTCGGTTTCAGGGATGTTCAGCTTAGAGATAACCTCAACCGAAAGCTGCTATTAACCCTCAACCATCTGAAGCATGGATACGGCGGCAGGCAGTTCCTGGTCACCGGGGTTAAGTGA
- a CDS encoding metal ABC transporter substrate-binding protein — MRIQSSNLAILMLAIFLIVPAGAETAPSTLKIVCTTSVLMDPATYIGGDRVEAISIADPTLCPHLQTDIIPNRIQLNMDFIKDANMFMAYNDSNDQRYNMPAINDFMTANNYGTAEWMTISNPSRGWNTPTNSKLLAAEVEGWLANKDPANKTYYEQRYNDYAKSFDAIEPTESEKKQLNQTQVIVMLWQKDPVQNWLGMNVVNFFAPEFALNGTKTAARVVDDINANPEKYQNVKYIIENMQSGELAKGIEESLKDKGIDAERVIFTNFPGSVEGADTMAEVLNHNKQIVL; from the coding sequence ATGAGAATTCAATCATCCAACTTAGCCATACTGATGCTGGCGATCTTTTTGATCGTTCCTGCTGGTGCAGAAACGGCACCGTCAACTCTCAAGATCGTCTGCACCACCAGTGTATTGATGGATCCGGCAACCTATATCGGCGGAGATAGGGTGGAGGCCATTTCCATCGCTGACCCTACCCTGTGCCCTCACCTGCAAACAGACATCATTCCAAATCGCATTCAGCTCAACATGGATTTCATCAAAGATGCTAACATGTTTATGGCGTACAACGACAGCAACGACCAAAGGTATAACATGCCGGCAATCAACGATTTCATGACGGCCAATAACTATGGGACAGCTGAATGGATGACGATATCCAACCCTTCCCGCGGATGGAACACCCCGACCAACTCCAAGCTGCTGGCTGCCGAGGTAGAAGGGTGGCTCGCAAATAAAGACCCGGCCAACAAAACCTACTACGAGCAGCGCTACAATGATTATGCAAAAAGCTTTGACGCCATCGAGCCTACAGAGTCGGAGAAGAAGCAGCTAAACCAGACGCAGGTCATAGTCATGCTCTGGCAAAAAGATCCCGTGCAAAACTGGCTGGGCATGAATGTGGTCAACTTCTTTGCGCCCGAGTTCGCTCTGAATGGAACCAAGACCGCGGCCAGAGTGGTGGACGACATCAATGCCAATCCTGAGAAATACCAGAATGTGAAATATATCATAGAGAATATGCAGTCCGGGGAGCTGGCCAAGGGAATTGAAGAGTCCTTGAAGGATAAGGGAATCGATGCAGAGCGAGTGATCTTCACCAACTTCCCTGGATCGGTTGAGGGTGCAGACACGATGGCAGAGGTTCTAAACCACAATAAGCAGATCGTGCTCTAG
- a CDS encoding class I SAM-dependent methyltransferase: MDAKESISQYWDWRSRSYTNGSHGFEEEEKAVWKMELEPFLQGRRYKRVLDVGTGPGFMALILAEMGLDVTGVDISSGMIEKARQNAQSMGLQVDFRHADGEQLSFDSESFDLLVNRHLLWTLPHPLAAVREWSRVLKDGGRILAIDGAWFDPSLNAQIRRGISSAAAKICSRKAPSLKSKFLDHYQSIKKELPLFSQSKPERICNVFEEAGLFNVSFRHLEEVQKLQNKRGSVLSRLEYHEPTFVVVGDVAKRVR; encoded by the coding sequence ATGGATGCAAAGGAGAGCATTTCGCAATACTGGGATTGGAGAAGCCGGAGCTATACCAACGGCAGTCATGGATTTGAAGAGGAGGAGAAGGCCGTCTGGAAGATGGAGTTAGAGCCATTCCTCCAGGGGAGGAGATACAAGAGAGTCCTGGATGTGGGGACCGGTCCCGGATTTATGGCCTTGATACTGGCGGAGATGGGGCTTGATGTGACCGGTGTCGACATCTCCTCCGGGATGATAGAAAAAGCGAGGCAGAACGCCCAATCGATGGGCTTGCAGGTGGACTTTCGCCATGCAGATGGCGAGCAGCTTTCTTTCGATAGTGAGAGCTTCGACCTCCTGGTGAACAGGCACCTGCTCTGGACCCTTCCCCATCCCCTGGCGGCGGTGAGAGAATGGTCTCGGGTTCTGAAGGACGGGGGCCGCATCCTGGCCATCGACGGGGCCTGGTTTGATCCCTCTCTAAATGCCCAGATCCGCAGGGGCATATCCAGTGCTGCTGCTAAAATCTGCTCGAGGAAGGCCCCATCTCTTAAATCCAAATTCCTAGACCACTACCAATCGATAAAAAAGGAGCTCCCACTCTTCAGCCAATCCAAACCGGAGAGGATCTGCAATGTCTTCGAAGAGGCGGGCCTTTTCAATGTCTCATTCAGGCATCTGGAAGAGGTGCAGAAGCTCCAGAATAAAAGGGGCTCTGTCTTGAGCAGATTGGAGTATCATGAGCCCACATTTGTGGTGGTGGGCGATGTGGCCAAGAGAGTCCGATGA
- a CDS encoding ABC transporter substrate-binding protein — protein MIYALVILSPTNAADFVLEIYGNANMDEHLDQADLDYIRDIAAGKTEPTKLADANYDGDVDEEDIEQVQAILDGRETRITYIDILGEAETLNKPIKRLVNMGYNGVEMTRILGAEDLLVAYGADRSAHKTYLPELSDLPSVSPDEGAQAENADFERIIMLKTDALQTNIERGSSSTAGRAQKDIFKKNLPDVPLISLNMRELDVLVKNVRTYGYLIDHEKEAEQFIKWYTEYYNLFESRTKDIPEEERPTAFFEYASEPYNCYASGSNLGQVLVLAGGKNIIDGAVGPDDPQYKGMIAADPEFIVKENPKYIFEAVASWGDGGYETDDLSKMTASRDQVLNRSELVNVDAVKENQVYCLDYFLLIGAGNNIIGTAYLAKLFYPDLFEDIDPVAIHQEYVDRFCRIDFNVEEKGAFLYPPYDRWPVEA, from the coding sequence TTGATCTATGCTCTCGTGATATTATCTCCTACTAATGCTGCTGATTTCGTCCTGGAGATCTATGGCAATGCCAATATGGATGAGCATCTGGACCAGGCCGACCTGGACTATATCAGGGATATCGCAGCGGGCAAAACCGAGCCCACCAAGCTTGCCGATGCAAACTATGACGGCGATGTTGATGAAGAGGATATAGAGCAGGTCCAAGCCATACTGGATGGCAGAGAGACTCGGATCACCTATATAGACATCCTGGGTGAGGCAGAGACGTTGAATAAGCCCATAAAGCGCCTGGTGAATATGGGTTACAATGGGGTGGAGATGACCAGAATCCTGGGTGCAGAAGACCTCCTTGTAGCCTATGGTGCAGATAGATCGGCGCATAAGACATATCTTCCAGAACTATCCGACCTTCCTTCAGTCTCTCCAGACGAAGGAGCCCAAGCCGAAAATGCTGACTTTGAGAGGATAATTATGCTGAAGACCGATGCTCTCCAGACCAATATAGAGAGAGGATCTTCTTCAACCGCGGGCCGGGCACAGAAGGATATATTCAAGAAAAACCTCCCCGATGTACCTCTGATCTCTCTCAATATGCGTGAGCTTGATGTTCTGGTGAAGAACGTCCGCACCTACGGTTACCTTATAGATCATGAGAAAGAGGCAGAGCAGTTCATAAAATGGTATACTGAATACTACAACCTGTTTGAAAGCCGGACCAAAGACATTCCTGAGGAAGAGAGGCCAACGGCGTTCTTCGAGTACGCATCCGAGCCCTATAATTGTTATGCTTCAGGCAGCAATCTGGGCCAGGTTCTGGTCTTAGCCGGGGGGAAAAACATCATCGATGGGGCAGTGGGTCCAGATGATCCTCAGTACAAAGGCATGATCGCTGCGGATCCAGAGTTCATCGTCAAAGAAAACCCCAAATATATTTTTGAGGCAGTGGCAAGCTGGGGCGATGGCGGATATGAGACAGATGATCTCTCCAAGATGACCGCCTCAAGAGATCAAGTCCTAAATCGAAGTGAGCTGGTTAATGTCGATGCGGTAAAGGAGAATCAGGTATACTGTCTGGACTACTTCCTGCTCATCGGCGCGGGGAACAACATCATAGGCACTGCATACCTGGCCAAGCTCTTTTACCCCGATCTATTCGAGGATATAGATCCCGTGGCCATACATCAGGAATATGTGGACCGTTTCTGCCGCATAGACTTCAATGTCGAAGAAAAGGGTGCATTCCTCTATCCTCCGTATGATCGCTGGCCGGTGGAGGCCTGA
- a CDS encoding ABC transporter substrate-binding protein — protein sequence MSRGPQFSKRIIQRAAIVEVALFLVSLFVGISAADDETLKVASPWEPKSLDPIVYQLSVDVSEPLLSVDSEGKLSPMLAQSWDVSEDGRTWTFHLREGVSFHDGTPFNAEAAKLSLERTFRRSAEYSSIKAFPVESVTAPDEYTLVITTSRPFAPLAGYLSKDATEILAASSFDSNDEVVEPIGTGPFKFDSWVPKESMTGVRFEDYWGSKAKVEKVVFSNVPEEKTRESMLRAGEVDIIGTISPALAKKLAEDSSFKVYEQEEMGRVRHLLLNVANPPLDDVLVRQAISMAIDRDLICDSLLEGMDQTASAPFSSNLYWSNDNLETPSYDPEEAIALLEEAGWSDSDNDGIMDKDGEDLKLSLFTYPSRPELPSIAEALKDQLGQVGIDIEITILDDSAVREQAKGGKVDIYLVSVNTLLNRDPDTWASYFTTESYYYDCMNYAPDDVADLIEKGRETMDQEARKEIYDQLQERILKDVPVVYLTYYTGISASSSDIQDYELSLIGRHHLENAYKA from the coding sequence ATGAGCAGAGGGCCTCAATTCTCGAAGAGAATAATCCAGAGGGCAGCAATCGTTGAAGTTGCCCTATTCCTGGTCAGCCTCTTCGTGGGCATCTCTGCAGCAGATGATGAAACGCTGAAGGTGGCATCGCCCTGGGAGCCAAAATCGCTTGATCCCATTGTATATCAATTGAGCGTGGACGTTTCTGAGCCGCTTCTGAGTGTGGACTCAGAGGGAAAACTATCGCCAATGCTTGCCCAGTCATGGGATGTATCCGAGGACGGCAGAACATGGACATTTCACTTAAGAGAAGGAGTCAGCTTCCATGATGGAACGCCTTTTAATGCAGAAGCTGCGAAGCTGAGCTTGGAGAGGACCTTCAGAAGATCGGCAGAATATTCTTCCATCAAGGCATTTCCAGTGGAGTCAGTCACAGCGCCTGATGAGTACACCCTGGTGATAACCACCAGCAGGCCATTTGCTCCCCTGGCAGGATACCTGAGCAAGGATGCAACTGAGATACTGGCGGCATCATCTTTCGACAGCAATGATGAGGTCGTAGAGCCCATAGGCACCGGCCCCTTCAAGTTCGACTCCTGGGTGCCAAAGGAGAGCATGACAGGTGTTCGATTTGAAGACTATTGGGGCTCCAAAGCAAAGGTGGAGAAGGTGGTATTTTCAAACGTCCCTGAAGAGAAGACCAGGGAGAGCATGCTGAGAGCAGGCGAGGTGGACATAATTGGCACTATCTCTCCTGCTCTTGCCAAGAAGCTGGCCGAGGACTCCAGCTTCAAAGTCTACGAGCAAGAGGAGATGGGCAGAGTACGCCATCTACTGCTGAATGTAGCTAATCCGCCCCTGGATGATGTTCTGGTGCGTCAAGCGATAAGCATGGCAATAGACCGCGATCTGATCTGCGATTCCCTCCTGGAGGGCATGGATCAGACGGCATCAGCTCCTTTCTCATCCAATCTCTACTGGTCAAACGATAACCTCGAAACCCCATCATATGACCCAGAGGAGGCAATTGCACTCCTGGAAGAGGCCGGCTGGTCGGACAGCGATAACGATGGCATCATGGATAAGGATGGGGAGGATCTCAAATTATCTCTGTTCACCTATCCGAGCAGGCCGGAGCTTCCAAGCATTGCAGAGGCGTTGAAAGATCAGCTGGGCCAGGTGGGAATCGATATAGAGATCACCATTCTCGATGACTCTGCAGTGAGAGAACAGGCCAAAGGAGGGAAGGTGGACATCTATCTGGTCTCCGTCAATACTCTCCTCAATAGAGACCCGGACACATGGGCCAGCTATTTTACTACGGAATCGTATTACTACGACTGCATGAACTATGCCCCTGATGATGTGGCCGACCTCATCGAAAAAGGAAGGGAGACCATGGACCAGGAGGCGAGAAAGGAGATCTACGACCAGCTTCAAGAGAGGATACTGAAGGATGTTCCTGTGGTTTATCTGACCTACTACACGGGCATTTCCGCCTCAAGCTCCGATATACAGGACTATGAGCTGAGCCTGATCGGCAGGCATCACCTGGAGAATGCCTACAAAGCCTGA
- a CDS encoding right-handed parallel beta-helix repeat-containing protein, with amino-acid sequence MNVKLLALAIFLITLGEVYGQADELEHAVMGDVDLRSGYGRVWTSIYGVELVSLPSYNDTLQQLIDNAVDGDTIELQPGWYISDQNSSGFLVEIDKNLTLKGQGMVIIDGRRLRSALAIGKSNPQVKVKLSNIKLINCKGETGAAILNHGKMLILDDCLLGNNIAYNGSSIYNKYGEVWINDSLVTNNFAMHDGTVVNEGGKLIVENSTFSQNIASMGSGISSKGAVLRKDSYDLQKIREEYRNDFGSGMQVIVRNCTISYNRGDTGGAISNEGGSLIIDSTSFESNRGSGGAIYAFNCPLIATGCKILNSKMADNCFNAGIGASVFIFGQNALIENCSLLDNEAMVENLHETCGTGGGIYASESNVTVDNCDIRRNKAFYGGGINVFKGNLIVNGGIISDNVAKSIKLPERITLTSVSLSKCTETDCERVDLTDSIPDTIGGDGGGIFIIGNATLNDVTIERNYAARKGGAIYIDEGSQIRLDGKVTIIDNQAKEKGGAIYNRGTLDLRNAIISNNCAKEGGGIFIEPLGNQVGNTGLATNNTPDNIYSPAEVE; translated from the coding sequence ATGAACGTAAAATTGCTGGCATTAGCAATATTCTTAATCACATTAGGGGAAGTATATGGACAGGCGGATGAGCTTGAACACGCAGTTATGGGGGATGTGGATCTGCGATCAGGCTACGGGCGGGTTTGGACTAGCATTTACGGCGTTGAACTGGTATCTCTGCCTTCATATAATGATACTTTACAGCAGTTGATAGACAATGCTGTAGATGGTGATACCATCGAATTACAGCCAGGCTGGTATATATCTGACCAGAATTCTTCGGGATTTCTTGTAGAGATTGATAAGAACCTGACCCTGAAAGGACAAGGGATGGTAATCATAGACGGTCGAAGATTGCGCAGTGCATTGGCCATAGGTAAAAGCAATCCACAAGTAAAAGTAAAACTATCTAATATCAAATTGATAAACTGCAAAGGTGAGACTGGCGCGGCTATACTCAACCATGGCAAAATGCTGATCTTGGATGATTGCCTATTAGGTAACAATATAGCATACAATGGTTCAAGTATTTACAATAAATACGGTGAAGTGTGGATAAATGACAGCTTAGTAACGAATAACTTCGCTATGCATGATGGTACAGTGGTTAACGAGGGAGGAAAATTGATCGTGGAAAACAGCACATTTTCCCAAAATATAGCATCTATGGGAAGTGGCATCTCCAGTAAGGGAGCCGTGCTGCGAAAAGATAGCTATGACCTGCAGAAGATCCGTGAAGAATACAGGAATGATTTCGGGAGTGGCATGCAGGTGATCGTGAGAAATTGCACCATTTCATACAACCGTGGAGATACAGGAGGTGCCATCAGTAATGAAGGCGGCAGTCTTATAATAGATTCGACATCCTTCGAATCCAATAGAGGATCTGGGGGCGCGATTTACGCCTTTAATTGCCCATTAATAGCCACGGGCTGCAAAATTCTGAACAGTAAGATGGCGGATAACTGTTTTAACGCCGGTATTGGAGCCAGCGTTTTCATCTTCGGACAAAATGCGCTTATTGAGAATTGTTCCCTTCTCGATAACGAAGCCATGGTTGAGAATTTGCATGAAACATGTGGGACTGGCGGCGGTATTTATGCTTCAGAATCGAATGTGACTGTGGATAACTGTGATATACGACGCAACAAGGCATTTTACGGAGGAGGCATAAATGTATTTAAAGGCAATTTAATCGTAAATGGCGGAATAATCTCAGATAACGTAGCTAAAAGTATTAAATTGCCTGAAAGAATAACATTAACTTCTGTAAGCTTATCTAAATGCACCGAAACGGACTGTGAACGAGTTGATCTAACCGACAGCATTCCTGATACTATTGGCGGAGATGGCGGCGGCATTTTTATCATCGGTAACGCCACATTGAACGATGTTACAATTGAAAGGAATTACGCTGCCAGAAAAGGAGGTGCGATCTACATAGATGAAGGAAGCCAAATAAGGCTGGATGGCAAAGTAACCATCATCGATAACCAGGCAAAAGAAAAGGGTGGAGCAATTTATAACCGAGGCACGCTCGACCTGAGAAACGCTATAATCTCAAATAACTGTGCAAAAGAAGGTGGTGGTATTTTCATAGAACCGCTTGGTAATCAGGTGGGTAATACGGGCCTGGCAACTAATAATACTCCAGATAACATCTATTCGCCCGCAGAAGTTGAATAA